One segment of Corynebacterium caspium DSM 44850 DNA contains the following:
- a CDS encoding amidohydrolase has product MAIIEHVEAWLRSNREEAVAWRRHIHAHPETADEEFATTAFIAQILREHGLKPQLLANTGLIVDIGPKTDELLAFRADIDALRIPEATGLDFSSKIPGLSHSCGHDIHTTIALSLACALSEAPLKTGVRIIFQPAEEILTGGAVDLIAQGVLEKVAVLYAIHVEPKLKIGRIGVRTGAITSAADLVKVVVNGEGGHSSRPHLTHDVVFALSSVVTQLPGLLSRRVDPRSGTVAVFGHISAGDAPNAIPQHGEILGTVRTADISVWRRLETLLPELISSIVAPTGCAVEVFYTRGVPPVVNDDVATALLAEAGTYLGSHAVVEAPQSAGGEDFSWYLEHVPGSMARLGAWSGIGAKQDLHMGDLVLDERAIDAGLRLFGSVVEKFHQRLQQSAELG; this is encoded by the coding sequence GTGGCAATTATTGAGCATGTGGAAGCGTGGCTGCGGAGTAACCGAGAAGAAGCGGTTGCGTGGCGCCGACACATCCATGCCCACCCCGAAACCGCAGATGAAGAATTTGCCACTACTGCTTTTATCGCCCAGATTTTACGCGAACATGGGTTAAAACCGCAGCTCTTAGCTAATACCGGGCTGATCGTTGATATTGGCCCTAAAACTGATGAATTATTGGCATTTCGTGCCGATATTGATGCCCTGCGAATCCCCGAAGCCACCGGGCTAGATTTTAGTTCGAAAATTCCAGGGCTAAGTCACTCTTGCGGGCACGATATCCACACCACCATTGCTTTATCCTTAGCTTGTGCGCTATCGGAAGCACCGCTAAAAACGGGGGTGCGCATTATTTTCCAGCCTGCCGAAGAAATTCTGACCGGTGGGGCAGTGGACCTAATTGCGCAGGGAGTGCTAGAGAAAGTAGCCGTACTCTATGCCATTCACGTGGAACCGAAATTAAAAATAGGCCGGATTGGGGTGCGCACCGGGGCCATAACTTCTGCCGCAGACCTAGTAAAAGTGGTGGTCAATGGCGAAGGTGGGCATTCTTCCCGACCACATCTCACCCACGATGTAGTTTTTGCTTTAAGCAGTGTAGTAACCCAGCTGCCTGGTTTGCTTTCGCGCCGGGTAGATCCGCGCAGTGGCACGGTGGCTGTTTTTGGGCATATTTCTGCCGGCGATGCCCCTAATGCAATTCCCCAACACGGCGAAATTTTAGGAACCGTGCGCACCGCCGATATATCTGTATGGCGCCGACTAGAAACCCTGCTGCCAGAACTAATTTCTAGCATCGTGGCCCCCACCGGATGCGCAGTAGAAGTTTTTTATACCAGGGGAGTACCTCCAGTAGTCAATGATGATGTAGCCACCGCATTACTGGCAGAGGCAGGTACCTATTTGGGGTCCCACGCTGTAGTTGAAGCACCGCAATCTGCCGGCGGCGAAGATTTTTCCTGGTATTTAGAGCATGTTCCTGGATCAATGGCGCGTTTGGGGGCATGGTCGGGCATTGGTGCTAAACAAGATCTGCATATGGGCGATTTAGTTTTGGACGAGCGTGCAATCGATGCGGGCTTAAGGCTTTTTGGCAGTGTCGTAGAGAAGTTTCATCAACGCCTACAACAGTCGGCTGAGCTGGGGTAA
- a CDS encoding helix-turn-helix domain-containing protein, whose translation MSEVSKNFEAAHSESQALGGRAQIEQQWAGYGLIFAAQLRALREMRQLTQEELGELAGLSRNAISMMERNESTHAAPTNPSLLTIYKLSHALAVPPVVFLPEGGRIPGVAAPLSPVEEELSKVINPLNTDFYQAIPEMTFQMPKDLKPLLIMWPDPTTPSDVQSFTARSLRDFIQTYHTDISDTKQLVADAETSTKDPSTSSSR comes from the coding sequence GTGAGTGAGGTTTCCAAGAATTTCGAGGCGGCGCATAGTGAATCGCAAGCTTTAGGTGGACGTGCCCAAATAGAACAGCAATGGGCTGGCTATGGATTAATTTTTGCCGCCCAACTAAGGGCATTACGAGAAATGCGTCAACTCACACAGGAAGAATTAGGGGAACTTGCTGGTTTGAGTCGCAATGCTATTTCAATGATGGAACGTAATGAAAGCACTCATGCGGCACCGACAAATCCGTCATTATTGACAATCTATAAATTATCCCATGCACTAGCGGTGCCACCGGTAGTTTTCCTGCCCGAAGGTGGGCGAATTCCAGGAGTAGCTGCCCCGCTTAGTCCAGTAGAAGAAGAACTAAGCAAGGTTATCAACCCCTTAAATACCGACTTTTACCAGGCTATTCCGGAAATGACCTTCCAGATGCCTAAAGATTTAAAGCCACTGTTGATTATGTGGCCAGATCCGACTACCCCAAGCGATGTGCAATCTTTTACCGCACGATCCTTGCGAGATTTCATCCAGACCTACCACACTGATATTTCCGACACTAAGCAATTAGTTGCCGATGCTGAAACTAGCACCAAAGACCCCAGTACAAGTAGCTCTCGTTAA
- the upp gene encoding uracil phosphoribosyltransferase translates to MEITVINHPLALSRLTIMRDERTDNSGFRAALADLGAMLIYEASRELEIENFNINTPVAKAQGTRLKQPPIIVPIIRAGLGMIDPALSMIPDAQVGFIGLARDEETHEPVPYLEALPEDLSNQPVFLVDPMLATGGSLLHALNLLVERGASDITCVCIISAEEGVAALRESGLPVRLVTTVIDPRLDENAYIIPGLGDAGDRLYGPRNIDLSSEN, encoded by the coding sequence ATGGAAATCACCGTGATCAATCATCCCCTCGCACTTTCTCGCCTAACTATCATGCGTGATGAACGCACCGATAATTCTGGTTTCCGCGCCGCATTGGCAGATCTAGGAGCCATGCTCATCTATGAAGCCTCCCGCGAGCTGGAAATCGAAAACTTCAATATTAATACTCCTGTCGCGAAGGCCCAGGGCACACGTTTAAAGCAACCTCCAATCATCGTGCCCATTATTCGGGCAGGTCTGGGCATGATTGATCCAGCACTTTCGATGATTCCTGACGCTCAGGTAGGTTTTATCGGACTAGCTCGCGATGAAGAAACCCATGAGCCAGTGCCTTATCTAGAAGCTCTTCCCGAAGACCTCAGTAACCAGCCAGTATTCCTAGTTGATCCCATGCTAGCTACCGGAGGTTCGCTGCTGCATGCATTGAATTTATTGGTAGAACGCGGCGCTTCAGATATTACGTGTGTATGTATTATTTCTGCCGAAGAAGGGGTTGCCGCCCTGCGTGAATCAGGCCTGCCAGTGCGTTTGGTAACTACCGTAATTGATCCTCGTCTAGACGAAAATGCTTATATTATCCCCGGTTTAGGTGATGCTGGGGATCGCCTGTACGGGCCGCGCAATATCGATCTCAGCTCCGAAAACTAA
- a CDS encoding C40 family peptidase, whose amino-acid sequence MLDISQILNRISTLIPALPIPPGLFPAPPDLTALAPLAKELQTNPTALINAANILVKHQHEVRELLDFGHRLITNSHYQLLGLAQKTAAQATPLLITAFSPDPLGANMARAKLFCLAISSLREAQEKLEQLGIALAKPAARLTEIGENTLKSAIQPGGESPGLASAISVGAGGGSGGGSAVDGCGAGAGDAGAADGIAGAAGPGGETGMNKPGSTAVAAARSAMGVPYIWGGTGSNGFDCSGLTQWAWRQAGVELPRTAENQAVGQAVTAVDLQEGDLVVWDGHVAMYAGNGEIIEAGDPVQVNPLRTSNMGMAFKGFYRPVG is encoded by the coding sequence ATGCTAGATATCTCCCAAATCTTGAACCGAATTTCCACCTTGATTCCGGCACTTCCTATTCCTCCGGGCCTTTTTCCAGCACCGCCGGACTTAACTGCGTTAGCCCCGCTTGCCAAAGAGTTACAAACTAACCCCACGGCTTTAATAAATGCAGCAAATATCTTAGTTAAGCATCAACATGAAGTTAGAGAACTCCTGGATTTTGGTCATAGGTTAATTACAAATTCTCACTATCAACTGCTCGGTTTAGCACAAAAAACTGCAGCGCAGGCTACCCCGTTATTAATAACTGCTTTCTCACCAGATCCATTGGGGGCAAATATGGCGCGAGCTAAATTATTTTGTTTGGCAATTTCGTCACTGCGCGAAGCTCAAGAAAAACTTGAACAACTAGGGATAGCGCTAGCAAAACCTGCGGCAAGATTAACGGAAATCGGGGAAAATACCCTGAAGTCGGCAATCCAGCCCGGAGGCGAAAGTCCAGGTCTTGCAAGTGCCATATCTGTCGGTGCTGGTGGCGGCAGTGGCGGCGGTAGTGCGGTCGATGGTTGCGGTGCTGGTGCAGGTGATGCAGGTGCTGCTGATGGTATAGCTGGTGCTGCTGGTCCAGGTGGAGAAACTGGCATGAACAAACCTGGTAGCACTGCTGTGGCTGCAGCCCGTAGTGCTATGGGAGTTCCTTATATCTGGGGTGGTACTGGTTCAAATGGTTTTGATTGCAGTGGGCTAACTCAATGGGCGTGGCGGCAGGCTGGGGTGGAATTGCCGCGTACAGCAGAGAATCAAGCTGTTGGACAAGCTGTTACTGCAGTTGATTTACAAGAAGGGGATCTAGTGGTCTGGGATGGCCATGTGGCAATGTATGCCGGAAATGGCGAAATAATTGAGGCTGGAGACCCTGTTCAAGTTAATCCGTTGCGCACATCGAATATGGGAATGGCATTTAAAGGCTTTTATCGGCCGGTGGGCTAA
- the yhjD gene encoding inner membrane protein YhjD, translated as MTAAQKPRTGSTDQFGIERTEVKEPGAIDKLRDKWEWFDHLMRMTERYNSNGGNQYAAGITYFSVLAIFPLLMMLFAVLGYVLVLHPDLLERIQDQIVASVDETLGKVLNDIMDAAIAQRGAVASIGTLTALWTGLGWMNNLRFGVSKMWRIDPTEGNFIIKKLRDLIGLIGLFIALIVAFGVTALGSSGLTKQIIRFLELGDVPGIWLIVPAVSIAIGLLANFLVMVWLIIYLPRTSIPKKSGIWAAIIGAIALEIVKQLSSLVVSSAFKNPAGAVFGPIIALMVMLYLMWRILLYCSAWAATTKESLAKVSIPTPAPAVIRVRNEIRNPAAVDTGIAVATGAAIGAAAATLLNLFRRR; from the coding sequence GTGACAGCTGCGCAAAAACCCCGCACCGGCTCCACCGACCAATTCGGGATCGAACGCACCGAGGTCAAAGAACCTGGGGCTATCGATAAATTGCGGGATAAATGGGAGTGGTTTGACCATTTGATGCGCATGACTGAGCGCTATAACAGCAATGGTGGAAACCAGTACGCTGCCGGCATTACCTATTTTTCTGTGCTGGCCATTTTCCCCTTGCTGATGATGCTCTTTGCCGTTTTGGGCTATGTTTTAGTGCTCCACCCGGATCTCTTGGAAAGAATCCAAGACCAAATCGTGGCATCTGTGGATGAAACCCTAGGGAAAGTCTTAAATGACATTATGGATGCCGCGATCGCCCAACGTGGGGCAGTGGCAAGCATTGGTACTTTAACTGCCCTTTGGACGGGCCTGGGGTGGATGAATAACCTACGTTTCGGGGTCTCCAAAATGTGGCGTATTGACCCCACCGAAGGTAATTTTATTATCAAAAAATTACGGGATCTGATTGGCTTAATAGGGCTCTTTATCGCTTTAATAGTTGCTTTTGGCGTAACTGCTTTAGGTAGCTCTGGGCTAACTAAGCAGATTATTCGATTCCTAGAACTAGGCGATGTTCCCGGAATTTGGTTGATTGTGCCAGCTGTAAGTATTGCCATCGGACTATTAGCCAATTTCTTGGTAATGGTGTGGCTAATCATCTATTTGCCACGTACTTCCATTCCCAAAAAATCCGGTATTTGGGCGGCAATTATTGGAGCTATTGCTTTAGAAATCGTAAAACAGCTTTCTTCGCTGGTGGTATCTTCAGCTTTTAAAAACCCCGCCGGAGCAGTTTTTGGCCCCATAATTGCCCTAATGGTAATGCTCTATCTCATGTGGCGCATCTTATTGTATTGCTCCGCTTGGGCTGCAACTACCAAGGAATCTTTGGCCAAAGTTAGCATTCCGACCCCCGCACCAGCAGTTATTCGAGTGCGTAATGAAATAAGAAATCCTGCTGCAGTAGATACCGGCATAGCTGTTGCTACCGGTGCAGCCATTGGGGCAGCTGCGGCGACACTGCTAAATCTTTTCCGCCGCCGTTAA
- the trpS gene encoding tryptophan--tRNA ligase: MTTSTPAVAPRVLSGIQPTADSYHLGNYLGALKQWIELQENYDAFYFIPDMHAITVEQNPQELHDRTISGCAQLLAAGIDPEKSTLFIQSHVPAHAELSWVLTCLTGFGEASRMTQFKDKSSRQGAEHTGAGLFAYPMLMAADILLYHPQFVPVGEDQRQHLELTRTLAERFNNRYGETFVVPEGFIPKGAAKIYDLQNPTAKMSKSGDNPRGLINLLDPPKVSAKRIRAAVTDTDTVIAFDRENKPGVSNLLVIQSELTGIAIEDLVASYEGKGYGHLKVDTAEALEAFTTPLRAKYEEYMADRGQLEAILQRGAERANEIAAATVHEVYEKIGFVVPSTMR; this comes from the coding sequence ATGACAACTTCGACTCCTGCTGTAGCTCCGCGCGTTCTTTCTGGCATTCAACCCACAGCTGATTCATATCATTTGGGAAATTATTTGGGAGCGCTCAAGCAGTGGATCGAGTTGCAGGAAAACTATGATGCCTTCTACTTCATCCCCGATATGCACGCCATTACAGTGGAGCAAAACCCACAGGAGCTGCATGATCGCACTATTTCTGGTTGTGCACAGCTGCTAGCTGCCGGCATTGATCCGGAAAAATCCACCCTATTTATTCAGTCTCATGTGCCCGCCCACGCGGAACTTTCCTGGGTTTTAACTTGCCTTACCGGATTTGGTGAGGCCTCCCGCATGACCCAATTTAAGGATAAATCTAGTCGACAAGGTGCCGAACATACCGGCGCCGGGCTTTTTGCTTATCCCATGTTGATGGCGGCAGATATTTTGCTTTACCATCCACAATTTGTGCCAGTGGGAGAGGATCAGCGGCAACATTTAGAGCTCACCCGCACCCTGGCAGAACGCTTTAATAATCGCTACGGGGAAACTTTTGTAGTGCCGGAAGGATTTATTCCTAAAGGTGCCGCTAAAATCTATGACCTGCAAAATCCCACCGCTAAAATGTCTAAATCAGGTGATAATCCACGCGGGCTAATTAACTTGCTTGATCCGCCGAAAGTCTCGGCAAAACGAATTCGCGCCGCGGTAACTGACACCGATACCGTAATTGCCTTTGATCGGGAAAATAAGCCTGGGGTCTCAAATCTGCTGGTCATACAGTCAGAACTCACCGGCATTGCAATCGAAGATTTAGTTGCTAGCTACGAAGGCAAAGGTTATGGCCACCTCAAAGTAGATACTGCAGAAGCCCTAGAGGCTTTCACCACCCCGCTGCGAGCAAAATATGAAGAATATATGGCTGATCGCGGACAATTAGAAGCTATCTTGCAACGCGGCGCCGAACGTGCCAATGAAATTGCTGCTGCCACCGTACATGAGGTATATGAAAAGATCGGCTTTGTTGTTCCGTCAACTATGCGATAG
- a CDS encoding trimeric intracellular cation channel family protein, whose product MLLLVLFLIGITTEAMTAALSAGRQKMDFFGVIVIAFLTSLGGGTVRDVMLNHHPLTWVAHPWFLLVVIGAAGITVSFSSLMHHFRVLFLVLDAVGLAVFSVLGTRIALEMGYGFIIACVASVCTGVAGGILRDLMSDRIPLVFSRELYGTISILITTIYVTLTWLKVPEDIVVITSLIVGLITRLLSIYYNKNLPVFHYRGVEQPIDPRVRLSYHFLKRGVAATVRKTRLDRVRYSNLNRTKKLKKPAKLQQWTARLIPQQEESLGLAPEVAVPGAQNSTQDGARDSAQELDTAPNCRPTAAQRAKTAQQAQRARARHRKAIAAAKRGKTWEKKRRNQAGLPILSGHD is encoded by the coding sequence ATGTTGCTCCTAGTGCTATTTCTAATTGGGATCACCACTGAAGCGATGACCGCAGCACTATCTGCTGGCCGCCAAAAAATGGACTTCTTTGGGGTAATAGTTATCGCTTTTCTTACCTCACTTGGCGGGGGAACTGTTCGCGATGTAATGCTTAATCACCACCCGCTAACCTGGGTGGCACATCCCTGGTTTCTTCTCGTCGTAATTGGGGCCGCTGGAATTACAGTCAGCTTTTCTTCTTTAATGCACCATTTCCGGGTGCTCTTTCTAGTACTAGATGCCGTAGGGCTAGCAGTATTTTCGGTGCTGGGCACCAGAATCGCACTGGAAATGGGGTACGGCTTCATTATTGCCTGTGTGGCTTCAGTATGTACTGGAGTAGCCGGAGGAATTTTACGCGACCTAATGAGTGATCGTATTCCACTGGTATTTAGCCGCGAACTATATGGAACTATTTCGATCTTAATTACTACAATTTATGTTACTTTAACTTGGCTAAAAGTACCTGAAGATATAGTAGTAATTACCTCCCTAATAGTAGGTTTAATTACTAGGCTGCTTTCTATTTATTATAATAAAAACCTGCCAGTATTCCATTACCGCGGCGTAGAACAACCCATTGATCCCCGCGTGCGCTTGTCCTATCACTTCCTTAAACGCGGAGTGGCCGCAACAGTGCGCAAAACTCGACTAGACCGGGTACGGTACTCAAATCTAAACCGAACTAAAAAACTTAAAAAACCTGCCAAACTCCAACAATGGACGGCACGCCTAATCCCACAGCAAGAAGAAAGCCTTGGCCTTGCACCCGAAGTGGCAGTGCCCGGCGCACAGAACAGTACACAGGACGGCGCACGGGACAGCGCACAGGAGCTGGATACCGCACCCAACTGCCGGCCCACGGCAGCGCAAAGAGCAAAAACTGCACAACAAGCACAACGAGCCAGGGCGCGGCATCGAAAAGCTATAGCTGCCGCAAAAAGGGGTAAAACCTGGGAGAAAAAGCGGCGGAACCAAGCTGGGCTGCCAATACTTTCGGGGCATGACTAG
- a CDS encoding exodeoxyribonuclease III, producing the protein MTLCISTVNVNGIRAATKKRNENNLGMNSWVLENQPDIVLLQEVRASVDQAEKALAPTLEAGWHLYCAPSVQKGRAGVAILSRQPLADVQIGFGSFKEEGRWISGTYAADFGDLRIASLYLPSGDAATAKQDEKYRFLDEFTPVLAQWAKDYPQAVIGGDWNICHRQQDLKNWKGNLKSSGFLADERRFMDSVFGSFPDDASQVTAGPSETEAGNWFGAVDYPGGPVREPAAAPQWFDVVRRFHPTEAGPYSWWTYRGQAFNNDAGWRIDYQAVTKAMLERAEKTWVDKASSVDMRWSDHAPVNVIYK; encoded by the coding sequence ATGACTCTTTGTATTTCTACCGTGAATGTCAACGGTATTCGGGCCGCGACGAAAAAACGCAATGAAAATAACCTCGGCATGAATTCCTGGGTCTTGGAAAACCAGCCCGATATTGTGCTTTTGCAGGAAGTACGGGCTAGCGTCGACCAGGCTGAAAAAGCCTTAGCACCCACTTTGGAAGCTGGCTGGCACCTTTATTGCGCCCCCTCTGTGCAGAAAGGTCGCGCCGGGGTAGCTATTCTTTCTCGCCAACCGCTCGCAGATGTGCAAATAGGTTTTGGTTCCTTCAAAGAAGAAGGCCGCTGGATTTCAGGGACTTATGCCGCAGATTTTGGGGATCTGCGAATTGCTTCGCTCTACTTGCCTTCCGGTGATGCAGCCACTGCAAAACAGGATGAAAAATACCGCTTTCTAGATGAATTCACCCCAGTTTTAGCGCAGTGGGCTAAGGATTATCCCCAGGCGGTTATCGGTGGGGATTGGAATATTTGCCATCGCCAGCAAGACCTTAAAAACTGGAAGGGCAATTTGAAATCCTCCGGGTTCTTAGCTGATGAACGTCGCTTTATGGATAGCGTTTTTGGAAGCTTCCCTGACGATGCCTCCCAGGTAACCGCTGGTCCTAGCGAAACCGAAGCTGGCAATTGGTTCGGCGCAGTCGACTACCCCGGCGGCCCGGTGCGTGAACCTGCTGCGGCACCGCAGTGGTTCGACGTGGTGCGGCGTTTTCACCCAACCGAAGCTGGGCCTTATAGCTGGTGGACGTATCGCGGACAAGCCTTTAATAACGATGCTGGCTGGCGCATCGACTATCAAGCAGTAACTAAAGCGATGTTAGAACGTGCCGAAAAAACCTGGGTAGATAAAGCCAGCAGTGTAGATATGCGCTGGTCAGACCATGCTCCAGTAAATGTGATCTACAAATAA
- a CDS encoding NADP-dependent isocitrate dehydrogenase, which yields MPKIIWTRTDEAPLLATYSLKPIVEAFASTAGIAVETRDISLAARILAQFPQYLSPAQRQPDALAELGELATTPAANIIKLPNISASVPQLKAAIKELQAAGFPIPDYPDNPATADEKKIRASYDAVKGSAVNPVLREGNSDRRAPKAVKNYVRSHPHYMGTWNPDSNTAVATMDAGDFRHNEKSVIMPAADTVDIVHIATDGAQTVLKSLPLLAGEVFDATVLSAQALDEFLAAQINRAQAEGVLFSAHLKATMMKVSDPIIFGHVVRAYFADVYAKYGAELLAAGLDGENGLAAIYAGLEALENGAEIKAAFEKALATGPDLAMVNSARGITNLHIPSDIIIDASMPAMIRNAGQMWNKHDETQDALAVIPDSSYAGVYQAVIEDCKANGAFDPTTMGTVPNVGLMAQKAEEYGSHDKTFRIATDGRVEVRAANGEVLLSHEVSTGDIWRACQTKDAAIQDWVKLAVNRAKLSGMPAIFWLDPERDHDRKIQSLVEKYLATHDTEGLSIQIMSPVEATKASIARIRRGEDTISVTGNVLRDYNTDLFPILELGTSAKMLSIVPLMAGGGLFETGAGGSAPKHVQQVESENHLRWDSLGEFLALAESLRHLGRSANIPRAAILADALDKATEQLLETGKSPSRKAGEIDNRGSHAWLATYWAAEISAQGEDSELAALFAPTAAELQENAAQISQELLDNQGAPADLGGYYWPDDAKATAVMRPSVTFNKIIDALRDSALANSSAS from the coding sequence ATGCCAAAAATTATTTGGACGCGTACCGACGAAGCCCCACTACTGGCTACATATTCGCTCAAGCCCATTGTGGAGGCTTTTGCCAGCACCGCAGGTATTGCGGTGGAAACTCGAGATATTTCTCTTGCTGCCCGTATTTTGGCGCAATTTCCGCAGTATTTGAGCCCGGCTCAACGCCAGCCAGATGCCTTGGCTGAATTAGGCGAATTAGCTACTACTCCCGCGGCAAATATCATCAAACTTCCTAATATTTCAGCTTCTGTACCTCAGCTAAAAGCTGCGATTAAAGAATTACAAGCTGCAGGTTTCCCTATTCCTGACTATCCCGATAATCCCGCAACTGCGGACGAAAAAAAGATCCGGGCCAGCTACGATGCCGTTAAAGGTTCTGCGGTAAACCCGGTATTGCGCGAGGGAAATTCTGACCGTCGGGCCCCTAAAGCGGTAAAGAATTATGTCCGTAGCCACCCGCACTACATGGGAACTTGGAATCCGGATTCTAATACTGCAGTGGCCACGATGGATGCTGGAGATTTCCGCCATAATGAAAAATCTGTAATCATGCCGGCAGCCGATACCGTCGATATTGTGCATATTGCCACCGATGGTGCGCAGACCGTATTGAAATCTTTGCCACTTCTGGCTGGCGAGGTCTTTGATGCCACGGTGCTTTCTGCACAGGCTTTGGATGAGTTTTTGGCAGCACAGATCAATCGTGCCCAGGCTGAGGGGGTGCTTTTCTCTGCGCACCTTAAGGCCACCATGATGAAGGTTTCTGATCCCATTATTTTTGGCCACGTGGTGCGGGCTTATTTTGCTGATGTTTACGCCAAATATGGGGCTGAGCTCTTGGCAGCTGGCCTTGACGGCGAGAATGGTTTAGCCGCAATTTATGCCGGTCTGGAGGCGTTGGAAAATGGGGCAGAAATCAAAGCTGCCTTTGAAAAAGCCTTAGCTACGGGTCCAGATTTAGCTATGGTGAATTCAGCGCGCGGAATCACTAATTTGCATATTCCTTCCGATATCATCATCGATGCTTCCATGCCGGCGATGATTCGCAATGCTGGCCAAATGTGGAATAAGCACGATGAAACCCAAGATGCGCTAGCTGTTATCCCCGATTCTTCATATGCGGGGGTCTACCAGGCAGTTATCGAGGATTGCAAGGCTAATGGCGCTTTTGATCCCACTACTATGGGCACTGTTCCTAATGTCGGATTGATGGCTCAAAAGGCTGAGGAATACGGTTCTCACGATAAAACTTTCAGAATTGCCACCGATGGTCGCGTGGAGGTGCGAGCGGCTAATGGTGAAGTACTTCTAAGCCATGAAGTTTCTACCGGCGATATTTGGCGGGCTTGCCAAACTAAGGATGCAGCTATTCAAGATTGGGTAAAGCTGGCGGTAAATAGAGCGAAACTTTCTGGGATGCCGGCAATTTTCTGGCTGGATCCAGAACGCGATCATGACCGTAAGATCCAGTCTTTGGTAGAAAAATACCTAGCTACCCATGATACTGAAGGCCTAAGCATCCAGATTATGTCTCCGGTAGAGGCCACTAAGGCTTCCATCGCGCGAATTCGACGCGGAGAAGACACCATCTCTGTAACCGGCAATGTTTTGCGCGATTATAATACTGACCTCTTCCCCATTTTGGAATTGGGCACATCAGCGAAAATGCTTTCCATCGTGCCGCTAATGGCAGGTGGGGGCCTTTTTGAAACTGGTGCCGGTGGCTCTGCACCCAAACACGTCCAGCAGGTAGAAAGTGAAAACCACTTGCGCTGGGATTCCCTTGGCGAATTCCTGGCCCTGGCAGAATCATTGCGCCATTTGGGACGCAGCGCTAATATTCCGCGCGCCGCCATCTTGGCCGATGCCTTGGATAAAGCCACCGAGCAGCTGCTAGAAACTGGCAAATCTCCCTCTCGTAAAGCCGGCGAAATTGATAACCGCGGTTCACATGCGTGGCTCGCTACTTATTGGGCCGCCGAAATTTCTGCACAGGGGGAAGATTCCGAGCTGGCCGCACTCTTTGCTCCCACCGCGGCGGAACTGCAAGAAAACGCCGCCCAAATCTCCCAAGAGCTCCTAGATAACCAAGGCGCACCGGCAGATTTAGGTGGCTATTACTGGCCAGATGATGCCAAGGCCACTGCGGTTATGCGCCCTTCTGTAACCTTCAATAAAATTATCGACGCCTTGCGCGATAGTGCCCTTGCAAATAGCAGCGCCAGCTAG
- a CDS encoding YbdD/YjiX family protein, whose protein sequence is MASSEATGNIRRGLGLVCSPVTTVWKYMGAMMGGNSYAVYCRHLQENHPEKDIPTEAEFWRERWAEQDRNPGARCC, encoded by the coding sequence ATGGCTAGCTCTGAAGCTACTGGCAATATTCGCCGCGGTCTTGGCCTGGTGTGCAGCCCAGTTACGACGGTATGGAAATATATGGGTGCGATGATGGGCGGCAATTCCTACGCTGTTTATTGCCGCCACCTCCAAGAAAACCACCCGGAAAAAGATATTCCCACCGAAGCAGAATTCTGGCGGGAACGCTGGGCAGAACAAGACCGAAACCCTGGGGCGCGGTGTTGCTAA